One Streptomyces sp. R28 DNA window includes the following coding sequences:
- a CDS encoding GntR family transcriptional regulator → MTDARWTGASMPYIESNQGDVWGKEADEQGRTGTQRILDAGKQSAPRDVAEALGLEPGTPVVARARLILLDGKPVEVAHSYWPAFIADDTPLAHTGKIRGGAVTLLAELGYQPGTVSEDVQTRPPTKEEAEALQLTDNSEWILALTRTIASPDGHPYEVSVMVSPGRIGRLHYSMKVD, encoded by the coding sequence GTGACAGACGCACGCTGGACCGGCGCGTCAATGCCGTACATCGAGAGCAACCAAGGCGATGTCTGGGGAAAAGAGGCGGACGAACAGGGCCGAACGGGGACCCAGCGAATCCTCGACGCGGGCAAGCAGTCGGCACCCCGAGACGTTGCCGAAGCTCTCGGCCTCGAACCCGGTACGCCTGTCGTTGCGCGAGCGCGCCTGATCCTCCTCGACGGAAAGCCCGTCGAAGTGGCGCACTCCTACTGGCCCGCCTTCATCGCAGACGACACGCCGCTCGCCCACACCGGAAAGATCCGGGGAGGCGCCGTAACCCTCCTCGCCGAACTCGGCTACCAGCCAGGGACCGTGAGCGAGGACGTACAGACCAGGCCCCCCACGAAGGAGGAAGCGGAAGCCCTGCAACTCACCGACAACAGCGAGTGGATATTGGCGCTCACGCGCACCATCGCATCGCCCGACGGGCACCCCTACGAGGTGTCAGTCATGGTCAGCCCCGGCCGCATTGGACGGCTCCACTACTCAATGAAGGTCGACTGA
- a CDS encoding GntR family transcriptional regulator, whose protein sequence is MADEPKDKPIWPVQDQIAAYLRDGILNGDFPPDKPLPSSRRITEKFGAAAQTIKNAMEILEREGLVYTRRGAGIYARPHRQRTMTPAEYKNPPTDGGKYQWITAAERKGFAGRSELLDVEEVVPPYLVREAFGLGEEDTAILRRQVLYLDDEPCELVEVYFPLDLAGGTPIAERRRIKGGAGRVLAEAGLPTLRCVDKVAARWPTPQQQKALKMPTKLPVLRQFRVTYSVDDRPIQAQVMTKAGHLYELEYEF, encoded by the coding sequence ATGGCAGACGAACCCAAGGACAAGCCCATCTGGCCAGTGCAGGACCAGATCGCCGCCTACCTACGAGACGGAATTCTGAACGGCGACTTCCCGCCCGACAAACCCCTACCCTCAAGCAGAAGGATCACCGAGAAGTTCGGCGCTGCCGCGCAGACCATCAAGAACGCGATGGAGATCCTGGAGCGCGAAGGGCTCGTCTACACCCGCAGGGGTGCCGGCATCTACGCCCGCCCCCACCGACAGCGCACGATGACGCCCGCCGAGTACAAGAATCCGCCGACGGATGGCGGCAAGTACCAGTGGATCACCGCAGCCGAGCGGAAGGGCTTCGCAGGCCGCTCGGAGCTTCTAGACGTCGAAGAAGTCGTGCCGCCGTACCTCGTTCGCGAAGCCTTCGGGCTGGGCGAGGAGGACACGGCCATCCTGAGGCGACAGGTTCTGTATCTGGACGACGAACCTTGCGAGTTGGTCGAGGTCTATTTCCCGCTCGACCTGGCCGGGGGGACACCGATCGCCGAACGTCGACGCATCAAGGGCGGGGCGGGGCGCGTCCTCGCAGAGGCAGGGCTTCCAACCCTGCGATGCGTGGACAAGGTGGCCGCCCGCTGGCCGACCCCGCAGCAGCAGAAGGCCTTGAAGATGCCCACGAAGTTGCCCGTGCTGCGCCAGTTCCGCGTGACGTACAGCGTGGACGACCGCCCGATTCAGGCGCAAGTCATGACCAAGGCGGGCCATCTCTACGAGCTGGAGTACGAGTTCTGA